One Streptomyces showdoensis DNA window includes the following coding sequences:
- a CDS encoding ParB/RepB/Spo0J family partition protein → MAEGRIPSYAIIKIPLAQVSSTPLNPRRNFGSPEEQARFGEELRQAQLAACVVVTRAAYLSLWPDHAAQIGDAEYVLVNGERRFRSAMHVELPTLDFVIRDEFADSREEFLNRLLKENLDRADFDPVERATGVQQLVDVCAEKSGGHGAQARAAEQLGKSRAWITNQLGLLALPAEVRASVSTGETSARDAVGMARRLKAPHRAFC, encoded by the coding sequence GTGGCGGAAGGGCGTATCCCCTCGTACGCCATCATCAAGATCCCCCTCGCGCAGGTCTCCTCCACGCCCCTCAACCCGCGCCGGAACTTCGGGAGCCCGGAAGAGCAGGCGCGCTTCGGCGAGGAACTCCGCCAGGCACAGCTCGCAGCCTGCGTTGTCGTGACCCGGGCCGCGTACCTGTCCCTGTGGCCCGACCACGCAGCGCAGATCGGCGACGCTGAGTACGTTCTCGTCAACGGTGAGCGCCGCTTCCGCAGCGCCATGCACGTCGAGCTGCCCACCCTCGACTTCGTCATCCGGGACGAGTTCGCGGACAGCCGGGAGGAGTTCCTCAACCGGCTGCTCAAGGAGAACCTGGACCGCGCCGACTTCGACCCCGTCGAGCGCGCCACCGGCGTCCAGCAGCTGGTCGACGTATGCGCCGAGAAGAGCGGCGGGCACGGAGCCCAGGCCCGCGCGGCCGAGCAGCTCGGGAAGTCGCGAGCGTGGATTACCAACCAGCTCGGCCTGCTCGCCCTGCCGGCGGAGGTCCGTGCATCCGTCAGCACCGGAGAGACCTCGGCCAGGGACGCGGTCGGGATGGCCCGGCGCCTCAAAGCCCCCCACCGCGCCTTCTGCTGA